In Corylus avellana chromosome ca2, CavTom2PMs-1.0, the following proteins share a genomic window:
- the LOC132169082 gene encoding uncharacterized protein LOC132169082 produces MTRRGFLDPTSAETLAAIMAVQLCTEMGMKQVQLEGDAKVVVDAVNSLLPDESATGHLTKDLRIALHSFTSWELGYVRKEGNNVAHILASLAVQNEMDRVWFYEPPDCIRETLHTEALAL; encoded by the coding sequence ATGACTCGTCGGGGTTTTTTGGACCCAACTTCGGCTGAAACTTTGGCAGCCATTATGGCGGTTCAGTTGTGCACTGAGATGGGGATGAAGCAGGTCCAACTGGAGGGTGACGCGAAGGTGGTCGTGGATGCAGTGAATTCCCTGCTGCCTGATGAGAGTGCAACGGGACACCTCACCAAAGACTTGCGGATAGCTTTACATTCCTTCACGTCATGGGAGCTGGGGTACGTTCGGAAGGAAGGCAATAACGTGGCTCATATTCTTGCCAGTTTGGCTGTGCAAAATGAGATGGACAGGGTGTGGTTTTATGAACCCCCGGATTGTATCCGTGAGACTCTACATACAGAGGCTTTAGCACTGTAG